The Nitratidesulfovibrio sp. SRB-5 genome includes a window with the following:
- a CDS encoding UbiA family prenyltransferase, whose translation MPSLHDLRLLLRLNVTLMVGAATAFGFLLAVPLPFGGAAALSVGNPAAALAWVVAGAMLLAAACSAWNQAQERDIDALLPRTAGRPLPAGRMAPWTATGIGALLFVAALGCLHAAGKLAASQAYLHAGKLPYAAVSGAGSPVSGYPVSGLSLLLVGAGIAVVYNGVYTPLKRVTSFALLPGALVGAMPPLLGWMAAGGDPRDPVAILLYGVYVLWQVPHFWLRAQRERIHYVRAGLPVPPAQFAAARYARLLRVWYHAYAVAVLMLPVFPLLHAPLVRAGVVLLGVALLGVSALARTGRGVEGDAAEMTASDAGTTPRECLALRAADAAMPALMLLLLLDRMLPLF comes from the coding sequence ATGCCCAGTCTGCATGACCTGCGCCTGCTGCTGCGCCTGAACGTGACCCTGATGGTGGGGGCGGCCACGGCGTTCGGCTTTCTGCTGGCCGTGCCGCTGCCCTTTGGCGGGGCCGCCGCCCTGTCCGTGGGCAATCCCGCTGCCGCGCTGGCCTGGGTGGTGGCCGGGGCCATGTTGCTGGCCGCCGCCTGCTCGGCGTGGAATCAGGCGCAGGAGCGGGACATCGACGCGCTGCTGCCCCGCACGGCGGGGCGTCCCCTGCCTGCCGGGCGCATGGCGCCGTGGACGGCCACGGGCATTGGCGCGCTGCTGTTCGTGGCGGCGCTGGGGTGTCTGCATGCGGCGGGAAAGTTGGCCGCATCGCAGGCGTACCTGCATGCCGGAAAGCTTCCGTACGCTGCCGTGTCCGGCGCCGGTTCGCCCGTGTCGGGTTACCCGGTGTCCGGTCTGTCGCTGCTGCTGGTGGGCGCGGGCATCGCCGTGGTCTACAACGGGGTGTACACCCCGCTGAAGCGCGTCACGTCGTTCGCCCTGCTGCCGGGCGCCCTGGTGGGGGCCATGCCGCCCCTGCTGGGCTGGATGGCGGCGGGCGGCGACCCGCGCGACCCCGTGGCCATCCTGCTGTACGGAGTATACGTGCTGTGGCAGGTGCCCCATTTCTGGCTGCGCGCCCAGCGCGAACGCATCCACTACGTCCGGGCAGGCCTGCCCGTTCCGCCCGCCCAGTTTGCCGCCGCGCGCTACGCGCGGCTGTTGCGGGTGTGGTACCACGCCTATGCCGTGGCCGTGTTGATGCTGCCCGTGTTTCCCCTGTTGCATGCCCCGCTGGTGCGTGCCGGGGTGGTCCTGCTGGGCGTGGCCCTGCTGGGAGTGTCGGCGCTGGCGCGGACAGGGCGCGGCGTGGAAGGAGACGCTGCGGAAATGACTGCGAGCGATGCGGGCACGACCCCACGCGAGTGTCTTGCCCTGCGCGCCGCCGATGCAGCCATGCCCGCGCTGATGCTGCTGTTGCTGCTGGACCGGATGCTGCCTTTGTTCTAA
- a CDS encoding DUF4079 family protein, with protein sequence MVWIHPVLQFVATLIGLYAMYFGWIRFQASHMGRKVVFPWKPHVKWGTVALGVWAAGSLLGLAVARLAWSSMFITGAHAWVGLLMVPLCAVGYFTGQRMDVVKKRRKLLPLVHGVNNLLLVLLALWQLWTGIGVVRIYLL encoded by the coding sequence ATGGTCTGGATTCACCCCGTCCTGCAATTCGTCGCCACGCTCATCGGCCTGTACGCCATGTATTTCGGCTGGATACGCTTCCAGGCATCGCACATGGGGCGCAAGGTGGTCTTTCCTTGGAAGCCGCACGTCAAATGGGGCACCGTGGCCCTGGGAGTATGGGCGGCGGGTTCGCTGCTGGGGCTGGCCGTGGCCCGGCTGGCGTGGTCAAGCATGTTCATTACCGGCGCGCACGCCTGGGTGGGCCTGCTGATGGTGCCGCTGTGCGCGGTGGGCTACTTCACCGGCCAGCGCATGGACGTGGTGAAGAAGCGCCGCAAGCTGCTGCCGCTGGTGCACGGTGTCAACAACCTGCTGCTGGTGCTGCTGGCCCTGTGGCAGTTGTGGACGGGCATCGGCGTGGTGCGCATCTACCTGCTGTAG
- a CDS encoding AraC family transcriptional regulator N-terminal domain-containing protein, translating into MSKLAISEGKTETGLPGVGLYRTSGSIHRTPLLYQQGLIILGQGAKLVHFGGRVYQYDQDHYLALSVPIAAECEAVATPEKPLLSLVVDIDLGVLNQLIGQIEDRIDYRSLTQGCTHQGLFLAKADAAFRSTVLRLLMALSCPLEAQVLGPGLVRELLFRVLCGENAAALHALATKNTNMSRIEKALKQIHGNFSEPFNVDQLAGFVNMSPSTFHRAFKDVTAFSPIQYLKRVRLNKARSLLREDGVRASEAARMVGYESVSQFSREFRRYFGISPSHAGGLSGE; encoded by the coding sequence ATGAGCAAGCTTGCCATCAGCGAGGGCAAGACGGAAACCGGCCTGCCCGGCGTGGGGCTGTACAGAACCTCCGGCTCCATCCACCGCACGCCGCTGCTGTACCAGCAGGGGCTGATCATTCTCGGCCAGGGGGCCAAGCTGGTGCACTTTGGCGGTCGGGTCTACCAGTACGACCAGGACCACTACCTGGCCCTCAGCGTGCCCATTGCCGCCGAATGCGAGGCCGTGGCCACGCCGGAAAAGCCGTTGCTGTCCCTGGTCGTGGACATCGACCTTGGCGTGCTCAACCAACTCATAGGTCAGATAGAAGACCGTATCGACTACCGGTCGCTGACGCAAGGGTGCACCCATCAGGGGCTGTTTCTGGCCAAGGCCGACGCCGCGTTCAGGAGCACGGTGCTGCGCCTGCTGATGGCGCTATCCTGCCCGCTGGAAGCGCAGGTGCTGGGCCCGGGTCTGGTGCGCGAACTGCTGTTCCGGGTGCTGTGCGGAGAGAATGCGGCGGCCCTGCACGCGCTGGCCACCAAGAACACCAACATGTCGCGCATCGAAAAGGCCCTGAAGCAGATCCACGGCAACTTTTCGGAGCCGTTCAACGTGGACCAGTTGGCGGGGTTCGTGAACATGAGCCCGTCCACCTTCCACCGGGCCTTCAAGGACGTGACCGCGTTCTCGCCCATCCAGTACCTGAAGCGGGTGCGCCTGAACAAGGCGCGCAGCCTGCTGCGCGAGGACGGCGTGCGCGCCAGCGAGGCCGCGCGCATGGTGGGCTATGAAAGTGTTTCGCAATTCAGCCGGGAATTTCGCCGCTACTTCGGCATCAGTCCCAGCCACGCGGGCGGGCTGAGCGGGGAATGA